The Latilactobacillus sakei subsp. sakei DSM 20017 = JCM 1157 genome includes a window with the following:
- a CDS encoding oligosaccharide MFS transporter, whose protein sequence is MNAIHKENKHFWSFASTHFTYFFIWAIVYGYLTLWLEQVAHLNGTESGFIFSFMAGISLFFQPVFGILSDKLVFKKNLLVTITLAAILVGPFFQWLFLPIVHTSSFLAAIIAGLYLSFILNGGVGVVEQYVERASLVNKFEYGHSRMGGSLAGMTASLIAGRLFIWQPNSIFWACSVSAVILTCLVLFSDKVNVSDLQSNPDTDSDNESAPLDKKTILSIFKLKNFWVLSLFYMGAAAIYDVFDQQFIVYFTTFFKSASQGTITYSYMASAQTAIELLLMIPMPFIINKIGAKKGLIAFGFITFIRIFGSAIAPNWELLVFFRLLAGLEMPLLLVSIMKYITGAFDIRLYATVYLMASNFAKQISVFIFSTVAGKLYDVVGFQKTYFILSAIVFVITLVAAFMLEKEHPLVEQTTGQPAVQTE, encoded by the coding sequence ATGAATGCAATTCATAAAGAAAATAAACACTTTTGGAGTTTCGCAAGTACTCATTTCACCTACTTCTTTATCTGGGCTATTGTTTACGGCTATTTAACACTTTGGTTAGAACAAGTCGCTCATTTAAATGGGACTGAATCAGGCTTTATCTTTTCATTTATGGCCGGTATTTCGTTGTTCTTCCAGCCAGTATTCGGAATTTTATCTGATAAACTAGTCTTCAAAAAGAACTTATTAGTGACCATTACATTAGCCGCTATTTTGGTCGGACCTTTCTTCCAATGGTTATTCTTGCCAATCGTCCATACCAGTTCATTCTTAGCTGCTATTATTGCTGGTTTATATCTCAGTTTTATCTTAAATGGTGGCGTTGGCGTTGTTGAACAATACGTTGAACGTGCTAGTTTAGTCAATAAATTTGAATACGGCCACTCACGAATGGGTGGTTCACTAGCTGGTATGACAGCATCCCTTATTGCCGGTCGCTTATTCATCTGGCAACCTAACTCAATTTTCTGGGCATGTTCTGTTTCCGCCGTTATCCTAACTTGTCTTGTTCTATTCAGTGATAAAGTCAACGTTAGTGATTTACAATCCAATCCAGATACTGATTCAGACAATGAATCAGCTCCGTTAGATAAAAAAACAATTCTTTCTATCTTTAAACTTAAAAATTTCTGGGTACTTTCATTATTCTACATGGGTGCCGCTGCAATCTATGATGTTTTTGATCAACAGTTCATTGTTTACTTCACAACGTTCTTTAAATCTGCTAGTCAAGGGACCATTACCTATAGTTACATGGCTTCAGCCCAAACTGCTATTGAATTACTATTGATGATTCCAATGCCATTTATTATCAACAAAATCGGTGCTAAAAAAGGCCTAATTGCATTTGGTTTTATTACATTCATCCGTATTTTCGGGAGTGCAATTGCACCAAACTGGGAATTATTAGTCTTCTTTAGATTATTAGCTGGTTTAGAAATGCCATTACTCTTGGTTTCAATCATGAAATATATCACCGGCGCATTTGATATTCGTTTGTATGCAACGGTTTACTTAATGGCTTCCAATTTTGCTAAACAAATTTCAGTTTTCATCTTCTCAACAGTTGCCGGTAAATTATACGATGTCGTTGGTTTTCAAAAAACATACTTCATCCTTTCAGCTATCGTTTTTGTCATTACTTTAGTCGCAGCGTTCATGCTCGAAAAAGAACACCCACTTGTTGAACAAACTACTGGTCAACCTGCCGTTCAAACAGAATAA
- a CDS encoding DUF5692 family protein — MLFQNIAGIDWLVWIGVVAALMLLNEAARANKWVALLLFVGLPIILTIFVWPTTAGPDSSTGTWFHWVKVYSALAGCLGFMALRFSPKLQHNKRALIFPPAILAFNIMEAVIRDFQVAGLHGLVDGVVMNGGAWNIMNGIAGMINIITISGWFGIIISHDKQKDMIWPDQIWPWIIAYDVWNFAYVYNCVGDHSFYAGAALLISCTLAAFFVKKGSWLQARAQTLAFWMMFTMSYPAFVTDSQFSVQSTHSSAALMTVSALALAINVAVLVLHVYRIIKHRRNVLTDDIYVGTVAHDQVLADNTPADQQPAGLNLKK, encoded by the coding sequence ATGTTATTTCAAAATATTGCGGGGATTGATTGGCTCGTCTGGATTGGGGTCGTTGCAGCTTTAATGCTGTTAAACGAAGCCGCACGGGCTAACAAATGGGTAGCATTATTATTATTTGTTGGACTACCTATTATTTTAACGATTTTTGTTTGGCCAACGACGGCCGGACCTGATAGTAGTACTGGGACATGGTTCCACTGGGTTAAAGTTTACTCAGCGTTGGCCGGGTGTTTAGGCTTTATGGCGTTGCGCTTTAGCCCTAAATTGCAACACAATAAGCGGGCATTGATTTTCCCACCGGCTATCTTGGCCTTCAACATTATGGAAGCCGTTATCCGTGACTTCCAAGTGGCTGGCTTACACGGTTTAGTGGACGGCGTTGTCATGAATGGTGGCGCTTGGAACATCATGAACGGGATTGCTGGGATGATTAATATCATCACGATTTCAGGGTGGTTTGGGATTATCATCAGCCACGACAAACAAAAAGACATGATCTGGCCCGATCAAATTTGGCCTTGGATTATCGCCTATGATGTTTGGAACTTCGCCTACGTTTATAACTGTGTTGGCGACCATTCATTCTACGCAGGCGCGGCTTTATTGATTTCATGTACATTAGCCGCTTTCTTTGTGAAAAAAGGCAGTTGGTTACAAGCACGCGCACAAACATTGGCTTTTTGGATGATGTTTACGATGAGTTATCCCGCTTTTGTGACGGACTCACAATTCTCTGTCCAAAGTACGCATAGTAGCGCTGCTTTGATGACGGTCAGCGCATTAGCCCTTGCCATTAACGTGGCAGTGCTAGTGTTACATGTTTACCGGATTATCAAACACCGTCGCAACGTTTTAACGGACGACATTTACGTCGGAACAGTAGCGCATGATCAAGTATTGGCAGACAACACACCAGCCGACCAACAACCGGCAGGATTGAATTTGAAGAAATAA
- a CDS encoding aldose epimerase family protein, translating into MNIEETIFDTYQGHSIHKITLTNDNNVAISLLSLGATWHEFLVPIQDKQKNILLNFSTAHDYLSNPFYIGMAIGRTAGRIKNGTFPLNGQSVTVPTNEGQNTLHGGPSGFNTLIWDYNSCQSDEAVSITFSRSISHNEDGFPGDLAATVTYTLDNHNRVTLQFTGESNEDTLFNPTSHAYFNLSDSKTILGHQLMIASSEYLEMDSEKIPTGKLLPVKGTPFDFTTNQQLGDAIQALQGTTEKGFDDIYKITPNQQPIVKLSDPTSHRSLTISSSRNALVVFTSNSFTKNLAFNSGAGEPYMGIALESQTLPDTPNHPGFGDVVLPKNQKISQTITYQYMNK; encoded by the coding sequence ATGAATATTGAAGAAACAATTTTCGATACCTATCAAGGACATAGTATTCACAAAATCACGCTAACTAATGACAACAACGTTGCAATTAGTCTACTCTCTTTAGGTGCAACTTGGCATGAATTCTTAGTCCCAATCCAAGACAAACAAAAAAATATTTTATTGAATTTCTCTACAGCTCATGATTATTTATCTAATCCTTTTTATATTGGTATGGCAATCGGTCGAACGGCTGGTCGAATTAAAAATGGTACTTTCCCACTCAACGGACAATCAGTAACCGTTCCAACTAATGAGGGCCAAAACACATTACATGGCGGTCCTAGTGGTTTCAACACACTTATCTGGGATTATAATAGTTGTCAAAGCGATGAAGCCGTCAGCATTACTTTCTCACGATCGATTAGCCATAATGAAGATGGCTTCCCTGGTGATTTAGCAGCTACTGTTACCTACACTTTAGATAACCATAACCGTGTCACATTACAATTTACTGGTGAAAGTAATGAAGATACGCTCTTCAACCCAACTAGTCATGCCTACTTTAACTTAAGTGATTCAAAGACCATTCTCGGTCATCAGTTAATGATTGCTAGTTCAGAATATTTAGAGATGGATTCCGAAAAAATCCCTACTGGCAAACTACTACCAGTCAAAGGCACACCATTTGATTTCACCACGAATCAACAATTAGGAGATGCTATCCAAGCACTTCAAGGAACGACTGAAAAAGGTTTCGATGATATATACAAAATAACGCCTAATCAACAGCCAATCGTTAAATTATCAGATCCTACCAGTCACCGCTCATTGACTATTTCATCATCACGCAACGCCTTAGTTGTCTTTACTAGCAATTCATTCACTAAAAACCTCGCATTTAATTCCGGAGCTGGTGAACCTTACATGGGAATTGCGCTAGAATCGCAAACATTACCCGATACACCTAATCACCCAGGTTTTGGGGATGTTGTCTTACCTAAGAATCAAAAAATATCACAGACAATTACTTATCAATATATGAATAAATAA
- a CDS encoding ArsR/SmtB family transcription factor, whose protein sequence is MEIDISETSLKVYAALDSPVRLQIIQLLSVERLNVRALAHKLNLSSTIINMHLKKLEEAQIIAFEKKGNQKISRLKVDRINITFPKSIFPAFDVHETFIPVGHYTKYTVQPSCGLANDKDFIGKVDDPKYFMDPARVTAGMIWFSEGFVEYQSPNFLEDNERLEMLDLSLELGSEFPFSNNVWPSDITFYLNDVEIGTWTSPGDFSDTRGKYTPDWVPDNVNQYGLLKTLRITDHGTYLDGQPFTDISLSAFNQHTETWKVRVAVKNDAQHKGGCTIFGKGFGNHDQDINLKLYYS, encoded by the coding sequence ATGGAGATTGATATTTCAGAAACATCACTAAAGGTGTATGCAGCGCTTGATAGTCCAGTTCGGTTACAGATTATTCAATTACTCTCAGTGGAGCGATTGAACGTTAGAGCGCTTGCTCATAAACTAAATTTAAGCAGTACAATTATTAATATGCACCTAAAAAAATTAGAAGAAGCACAGATTATTGCCTTCGAGAAGAAAGGAAACCAAAAAATATCACGGTTGAAAGTTGATCGGATAAATATCACTTTTCCTAAATCGATTTTTCCAGCATTTGATGTACATGAAACCTTCATTCCTGTTGGTCATTACACGAAGTACACGGTGCAGCCATCTTGTGGATTAGCAAACGATAAGGATTTTATTGGTAAGGTAGATGATCCTAAGTATTTCATGGATCCAGCACGTGTGACGGCTGGTATGATTTGGTTCTCAGAAGGTTTTGTTGAGTATCAATCACCGAATTTTTTGGAAGATAATGAGCGATTAGAAATGTTGGATTTATCGCTCGAGCTAGGATCTGAATTTCCATTTTCTAATAATGTTTGGCCGTCAGATATAACATTTTATTTAAATGATGTCGAAATTGGCACATGGACTAGTCCAGGGGATTTCTCTGATACTCGAGGGAAATATACACCTGACTGGGTACCAGATAATGTAAATCAGTATGGCTTATTAAAAACACTGCGGATTACAGATCACGGGACTTATTTAGATGGACAACCCTTTACGGATATCTCTTTATCAGCGTTTAACCAGCATACGGAAACTTGGAAGGTTCGAGTGGCTGTTAAAAATGATGCACAGCATAAGGGTGGCTGTACAATTTTTGGTAAAGGGTTCGGCAATCATGACCAAGATATTAATTTAAAGCTTTACTATAGTTAG
- a CDS encoding glycoside hydrolase family 43 protein codes for MTETYINPLIIQRADPFIYKHTDGYYYLTASVPAYNRIEIRRAKTLNGLAHATPRTIWRKHEAGEMSQLIWAPEIHFTNNKWYIYFAATDTTDIVNGLFTHRMYCIECAADNPMNSEDDWVEKGQIVTDKDTFCLDATTFEHNNKLYYVWAQKDNDIRGNSNLYIAEMANPWTLKTKPVMLSKPEFDWETRGFWVNEGPAILKRNGKIFLTYSASATDENYCMGMLTVDDSADLLDPTNWHKEAEPVFASDLTTDQFGPGHNSFTISEDGLTDILVYHCRDYTDIKGDPLYDPNRHTKVQPFSWDKSGMPRFDKPVPYNYK; via the coding sequence ATGACAGAAACTTATATCAATCCACTAATTATTCAACGAGCAGATCCATTTATTTATAAACATACCGATGGCTATTATTACCTTACAGCATCTGTTCCCGCATATAATCGCATTGAAATCCGTCGCGCTAAAACACTAAACGGGTTAGCACACGCAACTCCTAGAACTATCTGGCGTAAGCATGAAGCTGGTGAAATGAGCCAATTAATATGGGCACCTGAAATTCACTTTACAAATAACAAGTGGTACATCTATTTTGCAGCAACCGATACGACCGATATTGTAAACGGTTTATTCACACATAGAATGTATTGTATTGAATGCGCTGCAGATAATCCTATGAACTCCGAAGATGATTGGGTTGAAAAAGGACAAATCGTCACTGATAAAGATACATTTTGCTTAGATGCCACAACATTTGAACATAACAACAAGCTTTATTATGTCTGGGCACAAAAGGACAACGATATCCGCGGTAATTCTAATTTATATATTGCTGAAATGGCAAACCCCTGGACCCTAAAAACAAAACCAGTCATGCTTTCAAAACCAGAGTTCGATTGGGAAACACGGGGGTTCTGGGTTAATGAAGGACCTGCCATTTTGAAACGTAATGGCAAAATTTTCTTAACTTATTCAGCAAGTGCTACTGATGAAAATTATTGTATGGGTATGCTAACTGTTGATGATTCTGCCGACCTACTCGATCCTACTAACTGGCATAAAGAAGCTGAACCCGTGTTTGCTAGTGATTTAACAACTGACCAATTTGGCCCTGGCCATAACTCATTCACTATTTCAGAAGACGGCTTAACCGATATTCTTGTTTATCATTGCCGCGACTACACTGATATCAAAGGTGACCCACTTTATGATCCAAATCGCCATACTAAAGTTCAGCCATTTTCATGGGATAAATCAGGCATGCCACGTTTCGATAAACCCGTTCCTTACAATTACAAATAA
- a CDS encoding xylulokinase encodes MNLVEIAQAIKSGQVSLGIELGSTRIKAVLVAQDFQTIASGSFVWENQLEDGVWTYPIDAVWTGIQASYMQMAAEVQSKYHEPITTIKSIGVSAMMHGYLAFSKDDQLLVPFRTWRNNITEQAADKLTEQFNFNIPQRWSIAHLYQAILNDEAHVSQVAFMTTLAGYVHWQLSGEKVLGIGDASGVFPIDPKTGSYDAQLVAQFDQIKRVQQQPWQLADILPAVLTAGHAAGQLTSAGAQLLDPSGNLTAGSLMAPPEGDAGTGMVGTNSVRKRTGNISVGTSAFSMVVLDQPLKQVHRDIDMVMTPDGSPVAMVHTNNCSSDINAWANLFNEFAARLGVSLAPDRLYETLFLEATHADQDAGGLINYSYLSGENVTKMPAGRPLFVRQPHSHFNLPNFIQTQLYAAFAPLKIGMDILVKEEQIKTDVMIAQGGLFKTPVVGQQVLANALNTPITVMSNAGEGGPWGMAVLAMFAADNNGQTLDDFLDHNVFTNPESMTLSPEAAGVAGYQTFIEAYQAGLPIESAAIAAIKDEK; translated from the coding sequence ATGAACTTAGTAGAAATAGCACAAGCCATCAAATCCGGTCAGGTCTCATTAGGGATCGAATTAGGCTCCACACGGATTAAAGCCGTTTTAGTAGCGCAAGATTTTCAAACCATTGCGTCAGGGAGTTTTGTTTGGGAAAACCAATTAGAAGATGGCGTCTGGACGTATCCAATTGATGCGGTTTGGACCGGGATTCAAGCGAGCTATATGCAAATGGCTGCGGAAGTCCAAAGCAAGTATCACGAACCGATTACCACGATTAAAAGTATCGGTGTCAGCGCGATGATGCATGGTTATCTCGCCTTTTCTAAGGACGATCAATTGTTGGTGCCTTTTAGAACGTGGCGCAACAACATTACCGAACAAGCGGCTGATAAATTAACCGAACAATTTAATTTTAATATTCCACAACGGTGGAGCATTGCTCATTTATATCAAGCCATCTTAAATGACGAAGCACACGTCAGCCAAGTGGCTTTCATGACCACCTTAGCGGGTTATGTCCACTGGCAATTATCAGGTGAAAAAGTCCTCGGGATTGGCGATGCATCCGGTGTCTTCCCAATTGATCCCAAAACGGGAAGTTATGATGCTCAGTTAGTCGCACAATTCGATCAAATCAAACGCGTTCAACAACAACCTTGGCAGTTAGCCGATATTTTACCAGCGGTCTTGACAGCGGGACACGCTGCTGGCCAATTAACGTCAGCCGGCGCGCAATTGTTAGATCCAAGCGGTAATTTGACAGCGGGCAGCTTGATGGCACCGCCTGAAGGAGATGCCGGAACCGGGATGGTCGGCACTAACAGCGTCCGCAAACGGACCGGGAACATCTCAGTCGGGACGTCAGCTTTTTCAATGGTGGTGTTAGATCAACCGCTCAAACAAGTGCATCGCGATATTGATATGGTGATGACCCCTGATGGCTCACCAGTTGCGATGGTCCACACAAATAATTGTTCGTCAGATATCAATGCTTGGGCCAATTTATTCAATGAATTTGCAGCACGCTTGGGAGTGTCATTAGCGCCTGATCGGTTATACGAAACGTTGTTCTTAGAAGCAACCCATGCCGATCAAGACGCAGGTGGTTTGATTAATTACAGCTACTTATCCGGTGAAAATGTCACTAAAATGCCGGCTGGGCGCCCATTATTTGTCAGACAACCGCATAGCCACTTCAACTTACCCAACTTTATTCAAACGCAATTATATGCAGCCTTTGCACCGCTTAAAATTGGGATGGATATCTTGGTGAAGGAAGAACAAATCAAGACGGATGTCATGATTGCCCAGGGTGGATTGTTCAAAACCCCCGTCGTTGGACAACAAGTCTTAGCGAATGCTTTAAACACACCGATTACGGTTATGAGTAATGCCGGCGAGGGTGGTCCTTGGGGCATGGCTGTCTTGGCAATGTTTGCCGCTGATAATAATGGTCAAACGCTCGATGATTTCTTGGATCACAACGTCTTTACGAATCCAGAAAGCATGACGCTCAGTCCAGAAGCCGCGGGTGTGGCTGGTTATCAAACCTTTATTGAGGCCTACCAAGCAGGGTTACCAATTGAAAGTGCGGCAATTGCTGCGATTAAAGATGAGAAGTGA
- a CDS encoding L-ribulose-5-phosphate 4-epimerase has protein sequence MLEKLKQEVYDANMRLPKLDLVTFTWGNVSGIDREKGLFVIKPSGVDYEDLKPSDMIVVNLKGEVVEGNMNPSSDTPTHTVLYNEFPEIGGIVHTHSPWAVSFAEAGISVPALGTTHADTFYGDVPVSEALTQAEIENDYEENTGKVIVKTFKEQGIDPEAVPAVLVRQHGPFTWGATPDKAVYNAKVLEVVAEMDYHALQLTRNNSAVPQFLLDKHYYRKHGKNAYYGQNNAQSQGHAKKEVR, from the coding sequence ATGTTAGAAAAACTAAAACAAGAAGTGTATGACGCCAATATGCGCCTACCTAAATTAGACCTAGTCACTTTTACTTGGGGTAATGTTTCCGGAATTGATCGCGAAAAAGGCTTGTTTGTCATCAAACCTTCTGGTGTTGATTACGAAGACTTAAAACCAAGCGACATGATTGTCGTTAACTTAAAAGGCGAAGTCGTTGAAGGCAATATGAATCCTTCTAGTGATACGCCAACGCATACCGTTTTATACAATGAATTCCCAGAAATCGGTGGCATTGTGCATACGCATTCACCTTGGGCCGTTTCATTTGCTGAAGCCGGTATTTCGGTGCCCGCACTTGGCACGACACACGCGGATACTTTTTACGGGGATGTCCCAGTTTCTGAAGCTTTAACACAAGCCGAAATCGAAAATGATTACGAAGAAAATACGGGCAAGGTCATCGTGAAAACCTTCAAGGAACAAGGTATTGATCCTGAAGCCGTCCCAGCAGTGCTTGTGCGTCAACACGGACCTTTCACTTGGGGTGCCACACCAGACAAAGCCGTTTATAACGCTAAAGTCTTAGAAGTGGTGGCTGAAATGGATTATCACGCCCTTCAATTGACACGCAATAACAGTGCCGTGCCACAATTCTTGTTGGACAAACATTATTACCGCAAGCATGGCAAAAATGCCTACTACGGTCAAAATAACGCCCAATCACAAGGTCATGCTAAAAAAGAAGTGCGTTAA
- a CDS encoding GntR family transcriptional regulator produces the protein MENKYEIVERDLKEKILAGIYAINDKLPTESELMSTYGVSRYTIRRAVGDLENEHYIYRIQGGGIFVDDWQNAIKAPLKSKVIGVITTHIADYIFPNIITGIDRYISSEGYSILISNTQNNPEKERKSIQKMMESNLAGLIIEPTQSALDNPNKDLYQKIKDQELPTLFINAHYPELDFPYIEMDDFESGKVVTEQLIKLGHHKILGLFKIDDSQGVHRMNGFVKAYQERNELALLSEIVMYQSTDNMHAVFTKLEKILLRDDRPSAIICYNDQLAIQVIDLIRSIGLEVPADVSVMGFDNYQLSQYISPKLSTVEHPKEKMGRAAGKMILEMIETGTKGEPLIYEPKLVIRDSANNLKNK, from the coding sequence ATGGAAAATAAATACGAAATTGTTGAGCGGGATCTGAAAGAAAAAATATTAGCCGGTATTTATGCGATAAATGATAAATTACCGACTGAATCAGAATTAATGAGTACTTATGGTGTCAGCCGATACACGATTCGAAGAGCTGTTGGGGATTTAGAGAATGAACATTATATCTATCGAATTCAAGGCGGTGGTATTTTTGTTGATGACTGGCAAAATGCGATTAAGGCGCCATTAAAAAGTAAGGTGATTGGCGTTATCACAACACATATTGCTGACTATATTTTTCCTAATATCATTACTGGGATTGATCGGTATATTTCAAGCGAGGGCTATTCAATATTGATTAGTAATACGCAAAATAATCCAGAAAAAGAGCGTAAAAGTATTCAAAAAATGATGGAAAGTAACTTGGCAGGGCTTATCATTGAACCAACGCAGAGTGCATTGGATAACCCCAATAAGGATTTATACCAAAAAATTAAAGATCAGGAATTACCGACGTTATTTATTAATGCGCATTATCCAGAATTAGATTTTCCATACATCGAAATGGACGATTTTGAGAGTGGGAAAGTGGTGACTGAGCAACTAATTAAGCTAGGACATCATAAGATTTTAGGATTATTTAAAATTGATGATAGTCAGGGTGTTCATCGAATGAACGGCTTTGTAAAGGCCTATCAAGAACGTAATGAATTGGCGTTATTGAGTGAAATTGTTATGTATCAATCGACCGATAATATGCATGCTGTTTTCACTAAATTAGAGAAGATTCTATTAAGAGATGATAGACCATCAGCAATCATTTGTTATAATGATCAACTGGCAATTCAAGTGATTGATTTGATTCGTTCAATTGGGTTAGAAGTACCAGCTGACGTCTCAGTCATGGGGTTTGATAACTATCAACTGTCACAATATATTTCACCTAAGTTAAGTACTGTAGAGCATCCTAAAGAGAAGATGGGAAGAGCTGCCGGGAAAATGATCTTAGAAATGATTGAGACAGGAACAAAGGGCGAACCACTTATTTATGAACCTAAGCTAGTTATTAGAGATTCAGCAAACAATTTAAAAAATAAATAG
- the araA gene encoding L-arabinose isomerase translates to MLNTENYEFWFVTGSQSLYGEETLRSVEKDAKEIVEKLNASRQLPYPIVFKLVATTADNITKVMKEANYNDHVAGVITWMHTFSPAKNWIRGTKLLQKPLLHLATQFLNKIPYDTIDFDYMNLNQSAHGDREYAFINARLRKNNKIISGYWGDEDVQKAMAKWMDVAVAYNESFKIKVVTFADKMRNVAVTDGDKVEAQIKFGWTVDYWGVGDLVAEVNAVSEADIDAKYADLQKEYDFVEGQNTPEKFEHNVKYQIREYFGLKKFMDDRGYTAFTTNFEDLVGLEQLPGLAAQLLMAEGYGFAGEGDWKTAALDRLLKIMAHNEKTVFMEDYTLDLRQGHEAILGSHMLEVDPSIASDKPRVEVHPLDIGDKDDPARLVFTGMQGDAVDVTMADYGDEFKLMSYDVRGNKPEADTPHLPVAKQLWTPKQGLREGAVGWLTVGGGHHTVLSFAVDSEQLQDLSHLFDLTYVNIK, encoded by the coding sequence ATGTTAAACACAGAAAATTATGAATTTTGGTTTGTCACAGGGAGTCAATCATTATACGGCGAAGAAACCCTCCGATCAGTTGAAAAAGACGCTAAGGAAATCGTTGAAAAATTAAATGCGAGTCGCCAATTACCTTACCCAATCGTTTTCAAATTAGTCGCAACAACTGCTGATAATATTACGAAAGTGATGAAAGAAGCTAACTACAACGATCACGTTGCTGGTGTGATCACTTGGATGCATACTTTCTCACCTGCTAAAAACTGGATCCGCGGGACAAAATTATTACAAAAACCATTACTTCATTTAGCAACCCAATTCTTAAACAAGATTCCATACGACACAATCGATTTCGATTACATGAACTTAAACCAATCAGCTCATGGTGATCGCGAATATGCCTTCATCAATGCGCGTTTACGTAAAAATAACAAGATTATCTCAGGTTACTGGGGTGATGAAGACGTTCAAAAAGCAATGGCTAAATGGATGGACGTTGCGGTAGCTTACAACGAATCATTCAAGATTAAAGTCGTGACATTTGCTGATAAAATGCGGAACGTGGCCGTCACAGACGGTGATAAAGTCGAAGCTCAAATCAAATTTGGTTGGACGGTTGATTATTGGGGTGTCGGTGATTTAGTCGCAGAAGTCAATGCTGTCTCAGAGGCTGATATTGATGCTAAGTATGCTGATTTACAAAAAGAATACGACTTTGTTGAAGGTCAAAATACACCTGAAAAATTCGAACACAATGTTAAATACCAAATTCGTGAATACTTCGGTTTGAAGAAATTTATGGACGATCGTGGCTACACAGCCTTCACAACCAACTTCGAAGATTTAGTTGGGTTGGAACAATTACCTGGTTTAGCAGCCCAATTATTGATGGCTGAAGGTTATGGTTTCGCCGGTGAAGGGGACTGGAAGACAGCTGCTTTAGATCGCTTGTTGAAGATTATGGCTCATAATGAAAAGACGGTCTTCATGGAAGATTACACACTTGATTTACGTCAAGGCCACGAAGCTATCTTGGGGTCACATATGCTTGAAGTTGATCCTTCAATCGCGTCAGATAAACCACGGGTTGAAGTTCACCCATTAGATATCGGCGATAAAGACGATCCTGCACGTTTAGTCTTCACAGGGATGCAAGGCGATGCTGTGGACGTCACAATGGCTGATTATGGCGACGAATTCAAATTGATGTCATATGATGTTCGCGGCAACAAACCAGAAGCCGATACACCACACTTGCCAGTTGCTAAACAACTCTGGACACCAAAACAAGGCTTACGCGAAGGTGCCGTTGGTTGGTTAACCGTTGGTGGTGGTCACCATACAGTCTTATCATTTGCTGTTGATTCAGAACAATTACAAGATTTAAGTCACTTGTTTGATTTAACTTACGTCAATATTAAATAA
- a CDS encoding TetR/AcrR family transcriptional regulator — protein sequence MDTKQNLAQNLKLLMATTPVDHITVNQLTHQANVARNTFYYHFADINELVAWIYNREIVSQLAAYQKEQDWAKGLDLLLRYIETNRHFCLNTFHSLNRDLLGRFLYRVAFNMVTGVVDDLQPDCSPTLRDEMANFYGWALATQIIQWLVTNLQESKVEFYQRMHRMLNGTLQQVLDNNR from the coding sequence ATGGATACCAAACAAAACTTGGCCCAAAATCTGAAATTACTAATGGCAACGACGCCGGTCGATCACATCACCGTTAATCAGTTGACGCACCAGGCGAACGTCGCGCGCAACACCTTTTATTACCATTTTGCCGATATTAATGAATTGGTCGCGTGGATTTATAACCGCGAGATCGTCTCCCAACTGGCGGCCTATCAAAAAGAACAGGATTGGGCCAAAGGGTTGGATCTGCTATTGCGTTATATTGAAACCAATCGTCATTTTTGTTTAAACACATTTCACTCCCTGAATCGCGATTTATTGGGCCGCTTTTTATACCGCGTTGCGTTTAACATGGTCACCGGTGTCGTTGATGACCTGCAACCGGATTGCTCACCGACTTTGCGCGATGAAATGGCCAACTTTTATGGTTGGGCGCTCGCGACGCAGATCATTCAATGGTTGGTGACCAACCTGCAAGAATCGAAAGTTGAATTTTATCAGCGGATGCACCGGATGCTAAATGGGACTTTGCAACAAGTGCTGGATAATAATCGCTAA